In Micromonospora sp. LH3U1, one genomic interval encodes:
- a CDS encoding zinc-dependent alcohol dehydrogenase yields the protein MRQAVMTAPYEVVVHSVPDPRRGPDQVLVSVGACGLCTWEQRVYRGVRSEYPLLGGHEVGAVVLEAPAGSTVAAGDVVAVSLLPRCGHCHYCVSGRSNLCAYNAPAPPPDGRPRGPGGLSELLVVAPADVYPIGPEGTCAQAALVEPLACVAHSVRRARCQPGDLLVVFGAGFTGLLHLAYARARGLTTAVVLTGRDAGVTQVPDADLTIASAEPAAILQALRDALGVPGADAAVVTRGGGAAVAAATETVRPGGFAIVFQSIPDGEPVPLDPARLRSREVMVGGAVSHTAPDFETAAHLVRYGGIDLAPLIGRTFPLAATREALDHAVARPGRRTLVLPSQR from the coding sequence GTGAGACAGGCCGTGATGACGGCCCCGTACGAGGTGGTCGTGCACTCCGTACCAGATCCGCGTCGCGGCCCCGACCAGGTCCTCGTGTCCGTCGGGGCGTGCGGGCTCTGCACCTGGGAGCAGCGCGTCTACCGCGGAGTGCGATCCGAGTATCCGCTACTCGGCGGACATGAGGTCGGTGCGGTGGTGCTGGAGGCGCCGGCGGGTTCCACAGTCGCGGCCGGCGACGTCGTGGCGGTTTCGCTCTTGCCGCGCTGCGGGCACTGCCACTACTGCGTATCGGGTCGCTCGAACCTTTGCGCCTACAACGCGCCGGCGCCGCCGCCCGACGGACGGCCACGCGGGCCGGGCGGCCTGTCCGAGCTGCTGGTCGTGGCGCCAGCCGACGTCTATCCGATCGGTCCCGAGGGCACCTGCGCGCAGGCCGCGCTGGTCGAGCCGCTGGCCTGCGTCGCCCACAGCGTCCGGCGTGCCAGGTGCCAGCCAGGTGACCTGCTCGTCGTCTTCGGAGCAGGGTTCACCGGGCTGCTTCACCTCGCCTACGCGCGGGCGCGCGGTCTGACCACCGCGGTCGTGCTGACCGGGCGAGACGCCGGGGTCACCCAGGTGCCGGACGCCGACCTGACCATCGCCTCGGCCGAACCGGCCGCCATTCTCCAGGCGCTACGCGACGCGCTCGGCGTCCCGGGTGCCGACGCGGCCGTGGTCACACGCGGCGGTGGCGCGGCGGTCGCTGCGGCAACGGAGACCGTACGGCCGGGCGGCTTCGCCATCGTCTTCCAGTCCATCCCCGACGGCGAACCGGTCCCGCTCGATCCGGCGCGGCTGCGGTCCCGCGAGGTCATGGTGGGTGGTGCGGTGAGCCACACGGCACCCGACTTCGAGACGGCGGCGCACCTCGTCCGGTACGGCGGGATCGACCTGGCGCCACTGATCGGCCGTACGTTCCCGCTCGCCGCCACTCGCGAGGCGCTGGACCACGCGGTCGCCCGGCCGGGCCGGCGCACGCTCGTGCTTCCAAGCCAGCGATAG
- a CDS encoding NUDIX hydrolase — MSTARHFTAAAIILDDHDRVLLVSHHKIGLWIYPGGHLDGDEDPVQAVVREVLEETGLHVEVIHKEMFEHPAIRVVPPPFVILEIDMKAPSSSPHRHIEMIYVCRPVRGVLKPRLGEVGECRWVPTPEVGRLDTPTELPDLIMAAANWLHASNR, encoded by the coding sequence ATGTCAACCGCCCGCCACTTCACCGCCGCGGCGATCATCCTGGACGACCACGACAGGGTGCTGCTCGTAAGCCATCACAAGATCGGCCTCTGGATCTATCCGGGCGGGCACCTGGACGGCGACGAGGATCCGGTGCAGGCGGTCGTGCGCGAGGTGCTCGAAGAGACCGGGCTGCATGTGGAGGTAATCCACAAGGAAATGTTCGAGCATCCGGCAATCCGCGTCGTTCCACCGCCGTTCGTGATCCTCGAAATCGACATGAAGGCACCATCGTCGTCACCGCACCGACACATCGAAATGATCTATGTCTGCCGCCCGGTCCGCGGCGTGCTGAAGCCCCGGCTCGGCGAGGTCGGCGAGTGCCGTTGGGTCCCGACGCCCGAGGTCGGCCGGCTCGACACTCCGACTGAGCTGCCCGATCTCATCATGGCCGCGGCGAACTGGTTGCACGCAAGCAACCGGTGA
- a CDS encoding phosphotransferase family protein, with the protein MTRTFLQSDELHDLVAEQFGSHSRLTGLDRLTGGTKKGVYRLGLDDQTTVILYVWSAGENYWPPSPAAPDDPFTDASGAELFAANHAALSAAGVRVPRLIMLARDRRYLDADIALLEDVGGLRLEALMERDPAAAASPLSALGDALRRMHTTFGPHYGKVAAVTRGEASQTRRTEDIIVDRALGHLDAAGARDPRLADAHHRIAAHVHRLRGRVAPRQTYALVHGELGPDHVLVTPTNEPVMIDFEGLAYFDVEWEHAWLQMRFGEAYLALHPVDLDPDRLELYRYAQVLSLIEGPLRIADTDFPDRQWMLDLAEWNITKALAAI; encoded by the coding sequence ATGACGCGGACGTTCCTGCAGTCGGATGAGTTACACGACTTGGTGGCAGAGCAGTTCGGCTCCCACAGCCGGCTTACTGGTCTGGACCGGCTGACCGGCGGCACCAAGAAGGGCGTCTACCGGCTCGGCCTTGACGACCAGACAACCGTCATCTTGTATGTCTGGTCGGCGGGTGAGAATTACTGGCCCCCGTCGCCAGCGGCCCCGGACGACCCGTTCACCGACGCGTCGGGCGCGGAACTGTTCGCCGCCAACCACGCGGCACTCTCCGCTGCCGGAGTACGGGTACCGCGTCTGATCATGCTCGCTCGCGACCGCCGCTACCTGGACGCCGACATCGCGTTGTTGGAAGACGTCGGCGGGCTTCGGCTCGAGGCGCTGATGGAACGTGACCCCGCTGCGGCCGCCTCGCCGCTATCTGCGCTTGGTGACGCCCTGCGCCGCATGCACACCACCTTTGGCCCGCACTATGGAAAGGTCGCGGCTGTCACTCGGGGGGAGGCGTCCCAGACCCGTCGCACCGAGGACATTATCGTCGACCGGGCGCTCGGCCACCTCGACGCAGCAGGGGCCCGTGACCCCCGGCTGGCTGACGCGCATCACCGGATCGCCGCTCATGTGCATCGTCTCCGTGGCAGGGTGGCACCACGACAGACGTACGCACTGGTGCATGGTGAACTCGGACCGGATCACGTACTCGTCACCCCGACCAACGAACCGGTAATGATCGACTTCGAGGGTTTGGCCTACTTCGACGTCGAATGGGAGCACGCCTGGCTGCAGATGCGCTTCGGCGAGGCGTATCTGGCGCTGCATCCTGTCGATCTCGACCCGGACAGGCTGGAGCTCTACCGGTACGCGCAGGTGCTGTCGCTGATTGAGGGTCCGCTGCGCATCGCGGACACCGACTTCCCGGATCGGCAATGGATGCTCGACCTGGCCGAGTGGAACATCACCAAGGCACTCGCGGCAATCTGA
- a CDS encoding PaaX family transcriptional regulator has translation MNVHEPADDVRVPRAQTGSSPQHLLATVLGEYLDSSDADLPSTAVIAILGEFGVSESSARAALSRLIKRGLIATRGNGRPPVYHLTPQAIAKHRSRMQHFLNFGADPPRWTGEWVMASFSIPSSGQASRHAVRKTLSALSFVGLYDSVWIRPGSDAAPVQEALSELLHHVGGARWSVMHVRFDEESGPHGPASAYDLTTLASAYSNFIEQYAELRVAARNGKVDPAGALVARTSAMDSWRKFADIDPDLPQHLLPQPWPRQQARATFLDIHSALGPLAQARLVQVATPHWPGAASWITHFQASSDASRPEPTGGRHGSPPLAG, from the coding sequence GTGAATGTCCACGAGCCCGCCGACGACGTCCGAGTTCCCCGGGCCCAGACCGGGTCCAGCCCGCAACACCTGTTGGCGACCGTGCTCGGCGAGTATCTCGACTCCTCGGATGCCGATCTGCCGTCGACGGCGGTCATCGCGATTCTGGGAGAGTTCGGAGTCAGCGAGTCCAGTGCCCGTGCCGCGCTGTCCCGGCTGATCAAGCGTGGTCTCATCGCGACGCGGGGGAATGGACGACCGCCGGTCTACCACCTCACGCCTCAGGCGATCGCGAAGCATCGCTCCCGGATGCAGCACTTCCTGAACTTCGGCGCCGACCCGCCGCGCTGGACCGGTGAATGGGTCATGGCGTCCTTCTCGATTCCGAGCTCGGGCCAGGCGTCCCGCCACGCGGTACGCAAAACGTTGAGCGCACTGAGCTTCGTGGGCCTGTACGACAGCGTGTGGATCCGGCCGGGCTCCGACGCCGCGCCGGTGCAGGAGGCGCTGAGTGAGCTGCTGCACCACGTCGGGGGTGCTCGGTGGTCGGTCATGCACGTCCGGTTCGACGAGGAGTCAGGACCCCACGGCCCGGCCTCCGCGTACGACCTGACCACTCTCGCTTCTGCGTACTCGAATTTCATTGAGCAGTATGCCGAGCTGCGGGTGGCCGCCCGCAACGGGAAGGTGGACCCGGCCGGGGCGCTGGTGGCCCGGACCTCCGCCATGGACTCCTGGCGCAAGTTCGCGGACATCGACCCGGATCTGCCCCAGCACCTGCTGCCGCAGCCCTGGCCTCGTCAGCAGGCCAGAGCGACCTTCCTGGACATCCACTCCGCGCTCGGCCCGCTCGCACAGGCGCGTCTCGTCCAGGTGGCAACACCGCACTGGCCGGGCGCCGCCTCGTGGATCACACACTTCCAGGCTTCGAGCGATGCCTCGCGACCCGAGCCGACCGGCGGCAGGCACGGCAGCCCGCCCCTCGCAGGCTGA
- a CDS encoding AAA family ATPase produces the protein MSTTRGRLVIVTGGPGAGKTTLVNQLHRAGFGVREEAGRAIVRDQMLVGGPALPWSDPDLFDELVLAQGMRSYTTARDQGGTVFFDHGIPCIAGYKRARGTAVPVHLDAAAAQFRYDPLVLVAPPWQEIYRRDSERWETFDHAERIHEAIVEVHKGYGYDLVELPRTDVGDRLRFTLDRLGADPPV, from the coding sequence ATGTCTACAACGCGTGGGCGCCTCGTCATCGTCACGGGTGGCCCGGGCGCCGGTAAGACGACCCTGGTCAACCAGTTGCACCGCGCCGGGTTCGGCGTCCGCGAGGAGGCGGGCCGGGCGATCGTACGGGACCAGATGCTGGTTGGCGGGCCGGCGCTTCCCTGGTCCGACCCGGACCTGTTCGATGAACTCGTCCTCGCCCAGGGGATGCGCTCGTACACGACCGCCCGTGACCAGGGCGGCACGGTCTTCTTCGACCACGGCATCCCGTGCATCGCTGGCTACAAGCGAGCGCGCGGCACCGCAGTCCCCGTTCACCTGGACGCCGCGGCGGCACAATTCCGGTACGACCCGCTGGTCCTCGTCGCCCCACCGTGGCAGGAGATCTACCGGCGTGACAGCGAACGGTGGGAGACGTTCGACCACGCGGAGCGGATCCACGAGGCGATCGTGGAGGTGCACAAAGGCTACGGGTACGACCTTGTCGAGTTGCCGCGCACCGACGTCGGCGACCGGCTTCGCTTCACCCTGGACAGGCTCGGAGCCGATCCACCGGTGTGA
- a CDS encoding phosphotransferase, protein MASGLGNLSARQRALVDQWLPGATVEKDHSWGLVATTVLEMTRAGSRFIVKAGGDDDHHVQRELHAHLNWLRPWTDRGRAPILVRASGDAKLLITRYLPGELVLGSRQADDPAIYQQAGELLALLHAQTAVTDDDYERRENEKSLAWLRQPHRIAATTVEQLRAEIVAWPTPPATLVPTHGDWQPRNWVVHHDVVGIIDFGRAAMRPAATDFVRLAAQDFRRNARLEAAFLGGYGTDPREAGAWHRNRVREAIGTAAWAYRVGDEPFEAQGHQMIAEALMSSRA, encoded by the coding sequence ATGGCTTCTGGGCTCGGCAACCTCTCTGCGCGGCAGCGGGCGCTGGTGGACCAGTGGCTTCCGGGCGCCACCGTCGAGAAAGACCACAGTTGGGGCTTGGTGGCGACCACTGTTCTGGAGATGACCCGTGCGGGGTCACGATTCATCGTCAAAGCTGGCGGCGACGATGACCACCACGTCCAGCGGGAGCTCCACGCCCATCTCAACTGGTTACGCCCATGGACCGACAGGGGACGCGCACCGATTCTGGTACGTGCCAGCGGGGACGCGAAGCTCCTCATCACCCGGTATCTGCCCGGTGAACTGGTGCTCGGCAGCAGGCAGGCCGACGATCCCGCCATCTATCAGCAGGCAGGCGAGCTACTGGCCTTGCTCCACGCTCAGACTGCCGTCACGGACGACGACTACGAAAGGCGCGAGAACGAGAAGTCGCTGGCGTGGCTCCGCCAGCCACACCGGATCGCTGCGACGACCGTGGAACAACTACGAGCCGAAATCGTCGCCTGGCCGACGCCGCCCGCGACCCTCGTACCCACCCACGGGGACTGGCAGCCCCGAAACTGGGTCGTCCACCACGACGTCGTCGGCATCATCGACTTCGGCCGAGCGGCGATGCGGCCCGCAGCCACGGACTTCGTCCGGCTGGCCGCCCAGGACTTCCGCCGCAACGCGCGTCTTGAAGCTGCCTTTCTCGGCGGGTATGGGACCGATCCGCGCGAGGCGGGCGCATGGCACCGCAACCGAGTCCGCGAGGCGATCGGCACCGCAGCCTGGGCCTACCGCGTAGGCGACGAGCCGTTCGAAGCCCAAGGCCACCAGATGATCGCTGAAGCTCTCATGTCTTCCCGAGCCTGA
- a CDS encoding radical SAM/SPASM domain-containing protein, with product MSDGGSTPDTSVRRLDNITISLTLHCNQGCRHCWVDAGTAGADELDNDEVVDLLSQARALGARHVKFTGGEPLVRRGLADLLDAAYDLGFRISVETNGTALTARIVDRLQPLLDRLHLYVSLDGATPDVHDTFRAQPGAFRRTVDNLAALRDRGGYFSIHTVTRRQNLLEIPAILSLAQRLGASQLKLILSVHDLGRGREMQDEAITPDELFALLDRLPPQQFWDYQWSPERSRDTVLMTTLPPAFQPTGNAVTCGWGSSYAAVLANGDVAICHGMHDVDEAKAGNIRRQSLAELWESSELFTRTRSWQAGDLLGVCGNCAVADSCRGLCRANAIARYRDLRAPYPLCQTLYAAGRFPTGMLRDSARDASYRPDPHTQAPDRPSGRRLLPVLTSGPSGGCATP from the coding sequence ATGAGCGATGGTGGGTCGACCCCCGACACATCAGTGAGAAGACTCGACAACATCACCATCTCGCTGACGCTCCACTGCAACCAGGGTTGCCGGCACTGCTGGGTCGACGCGGGCACAGCTGGCGCCGACGAACTCGACAACGACGAGGTGGTCGACCTCCTGTCCCAGGCCCGCGCGCTCGGCGCGCGGCACGTCAAGTTCACCGGGGGCGAACCGCTCGTCCGCCGAGGCCTGGCCGATCTGCTTGACGCCGCGTATGACCTGGGCTTCCGGATCTCGGTGGAGACCAACGGCACCGCGCTCACCGCGCGCATCGTCGACCGGCTTCAGCCACTCCTCGACCGGTTGCACCTGTACGTGAGCCTCGACGGCGCCACACCGGACGTCCACGACACCTTCCGCGCTCAGCCCGGCGCGTTCCGGCGTACGGTCGACAACCTCGCAGCCCTGCGGGACCGTGGCGGCTACTTCTCGATTCACACAGTTACCCGGCGGCAGAACCTCCTCGAAATCCCTGCCATCCTCTCCCTGGCCCAGCGACTCGGCGCGTCCCAGTTGAAGCTGATCCTCTCCGTGCACGACCTCGGCCGTGGGCGCGAGATGCAGGACGAGGCGATTACGCCCGACGAGCTGTTCGCCCTGCTCGACCGGCTACCGCCCCAGCAGTTCTGGGATTACCAGTGGAGCCCGGAGCGTTCCCGAGACACGGTCCTGATGACCACCCTGCCCCCGGCGTTCCAGCCGACCGGGAACGCGGTGACCTGCGGCTGGGGGTCGTCGTACGCGGCGGTGCTCGCCAACGGGGACGTCGCGATCTGCCACGGCATGCACGACGTCGACGAGGCGAAGGCTGGCAACATACGGCGGCAGTCCCTCGCCGAGCTGTGGGAGTCGAGCGAGCTGTTCACCCGTACGCGGTCGTGGCAGGCCGGCGACCTGCTTGGCGTCTGCGGCAACTGCGCGGTCGCGGACAGCTGCCGAGGGCTGTGCCGGGCCAACGCCATCGCCCGCTACCGGGACCTACGCGCCCCGTACCCGCTGTGCCAGACGCTCTACGCGGCCGGCCGCTTCCCGACCGGAATGCTCCGGGATTCGGCGCGCGACGCGAGCTACCGACCCGACCCGCACACGCAGGCACCGGACAGACCGAGTGGCCGCCGACTCCTGCCGGTGCTCACCAGCGGCCCGAGCGGCGGGTGCGCCACGCCGTGA
- a CDS encoding sigma-70 family RNA polymerase sigma factor translates to MDDQQWFAEQLAQHRPRLRAVAYRLLGSMTEVDDALQEAWLRTTRADPAAITNPAAWLTTLVGRVCIDMLRARQARSEQLSATWEPLVSEYGDPEEASLHNDAVGIALLVVLDSLEPAERLAVVLHDMFGMPFEQVAAVVGRTPAATRQLASRARRRLREHAPQPRTGLPAQRRIVDAFLAAARAGDFDALLTLLDPDVVFRSDHGRRGRLAPAVLTGARAVAARAADAGPRFARLCAPALVNGIAGVVARDRSGTPIAVVGFTVCGDRIAAIDMILDPDKLQQS, encoded by the coding sequence ATGGACGACCAACAGTGGTTCGCCGAGCAGTTGGCGCAGCACCGCCCGCGGTTGCGGGCCGTCGCCTACCGGCTGCTGGGGTCTATGACCGAGGTCGATGACGCGCTGCAGGAGGCGTGGCTGCGCACCACGCGCGCCGATCCGGCCGCGATCACCAACCCCGCAGCGTGGCTGACCACGCTGGTCGGCCGGGTGTGCATAGACATGCTGCGGGCCCGGCAGGCGCGCAGCGAGCAGTTGAGCGCGACCTGGGAGCCGCTGGTCAGCGAGTACGGTGATCCGGAGGAAGCCAGTCTGCACAACGACGCGGTCGGCATCGCGTTGCTCGTGGTGCTGGACAGCCTCGAGCCTGCCGAGCGACTCGCGGTGGTGCTGCACGACATGTTCGGCATGCCGTTCGAGCAGGTGGCTGCCGTCGTGGGACGCACACCGGCGGCGACCCGGCAGCTGGCCAGCCGCGCCCGGCGGCGACTGCGCGAGCATGCCCCGCAGCCCCGGACCGGCCTGCCCGCCCAGCGACGTATCGTCGACGCGTTTCTGGCCGCCGCCCGCGCCGGTGACTTCGACGCCCTGCTGACCCTGCTGGACCCCGACGTGGTGTTCCGCTCCGACCACGGACGCCGCGGGCGGCTCGCACCCGCCGTGCTCACCGGCGCCCGTGCCGTGGCCGCCCGCGCCGCCGACGCCGGGCCACGGTTCGCTCGCCTCTGCGCTCCCGCGTTGGTCAACGGGATCGCCGGCGTCGTCGCCCGCGACCGGAGCGGCACGCCCATCGCCGTCGTCGGCTTCACCGTCTGCGGCGATCGCATCGCCGCCATCGACATGATCCTCGACCCGGACAAGCTCCAACAGAGCTGA
- a CDS encoding NAD(P)-dependent oxidoreductase yields the protein MRIVVLGANGGTGRRLAQQALDAGHDVRAVTRQPRSFPVRGPGLEVVAADVTVDVPVAGADVVLSTLGVPFTRQPVTLYSRSTTTVLSAMRREGVRRLVVVSSSATEPHHHAEGGFLLNRVIQPLVTATIGRSTYADMRAMETLVRDSNLDWTIVRPSGLFDSDSVTRYRLSENRSDGVFTSRADLAACLLAQATDTAWVDRTVAVTTAEGTPTLLAMLRREAFGK from the coding sequence ATGCGCATCGTCGTTCTCGGCGCGAACGGGGGCACGGGCCGTCGCCTGGCACAGCAGGCGCTGGACGCCGGCCATGACGTACGGGCGGTGACCCGGCAGCCGCGGTCGTTCCCGGTCAGGGGCCCCGGCTTGGAGGTGGTGGCCGCAGATGTCACCGTGGACGTCCCGGTGGCCGGTGCCGACGTGGTGCTGTCGACGCTCGGAGTGCCGTTCACGCGGCAACCGGTGACGCTCTACAGCCGCAGCACCACGACGGTCCTGTCCGCGATGCGCCGTGAGGGTGTGCGGCGGCTCGTCGTGGTCAGTTCCAGCGCCACCGAGCCGCACCACCACGCCGAGGGCGGTTTCCTGCTCAACCGCGTCATCCAGCCGTTGGTCACCGCCACGATCGGCAGATCCACCTACGCCGACATGCGCGCCATGGAGACGCTGGTGCGGGACAGCAACCTCGACTGGACGATCGTGCGTCCGTCCGGGCTATTCGACAGCGACAGCGTCACTCGCTACAGGCTCTCCGAGAATCGCTCCGACGGTGTCTTCACCAGCCGCGCGGACCTGGCGGCCTGCCTGCTGGCCCAGGCCACCGACACTGCGTGGGTCGACCGGACCGTCGCTGTCACAACCGCGGAGGGCACTCCGACACTATTGGCGATGCTGCGGCGGGAAGCGTTCGGGAAATAA
- a CDS encoding cellulose binding domain-containing protein, with product MRTRSKIYVGLATAMVPLASVIMALGAAPANAAVGGSGPYPADYETSATLANHTIFRPQTLPTERLPIVVWGNGGCSANGLSQGNFLREIASHGFLAIANGAPNGSGSTTSQMLTQSIDWAVAENSRQGSKYYGKLDTTKVAVAGFSCGGLEAYAVSNDPRVTTTGIFSSGLLNDADDYQLRRLTKPIAYFIGGSGDIAYPNAMDDWGKLPAGLPAFMGNLNVGHGGTYDQTNGGEFGRVAVLYLKWRLKGDTTAGGNFVGANCGLCRSQWSIQQKNLTLDDTPPPTTPPPTTPPPTTPPPSGTPTCTAVYSVQDQWNSGFVANVTVTAGTTALTGWRVTLNLPSGASVSSVWNGVASGTSGAVTVANQSYNGLLAPGQATSFGFQGTGNGSGTTVTCTGS from the coding sequence ATGAGAACGAGATCGAAGATCTACGTGGGATTGGCGACCGCAATGGTCCCGCTCGCCTCGGTGATCATGGCGCTCGGCGCGGCACCGGCCAATGCCGCGGTCGGTGGTTCCGGTCCTTATCCCGCCGACTACGAAACCTCGGCCACCCTGGCCAATCACACCATCTTTCGGCCCCAGACACTCCCGACCGAACGCCTTCCGATCGTCGTGTGGGGCAACGGCGGCTGCTCGGCCAACGGCCTCTCCCAGGGCAACTTCCTCCGGGAAATCGCCTCCCACGGCTTCCTCGCCATCGCCAACGGAGCGCCGAACGGATCCGGCTCCACCACCTCCCAGATGCTCACCCAGTCCATCGACTGGGCGGTCGCCGAGAACTCCCGGCAGGGCAGCAAGTACTACGGCAAGCTCGACACGACCAAGGTCGCCGTCGCGGGCTTCTCCTGCGGAGGCCTGGAGGCCTACGCCGTCTCCAACGACCCGCGCGTCACCACGACCGGCATCTTCAGCAGCGGCCTGTTGAACGATGCCGACGATTACCAGCTCAGGAGACTGACCAAGCCGATCGCCTACTTCATCGGCGGGTCCGGCGACATCGCCTACCCGAACGCCATGGATGACTGGGGCAAGCTACCGGCCGGGCTGCCCGCCTTCATGGGCAACCTGAACGTCGGGCATGGCGGCACCTACGACCAGACCAACGGCGGTGAATTCGGCCGCGTAGCGGTGCTCTACCTCAAATGGCGACTGAAGGGCGACACCACCGCCGGTGGCAACTTCGTCGGCGCCAACTGTGGTCTGTGCCGCAGCCAGTGGAGCATCCAGCAGAAGAACCTGACGCTCGATGACACCCCACCGCCGACCACCCCACCGCCCACTACCCCACCGCCGACCACCCCGCCCCCCAGCGGGACCCCCACCTGCACCGCGGTCTATTCCGTTCAGGACCAGTGGAACAGCGGATTCGTCGCCAACGTCACCGTCACCGCGGGAACCACCGCTCTCACCGGCTGGCGAGTCACCCTCAACCTGCCGAGCGGAGCTTCGGTCAGCTCGGTGTGGAACGGCGTTGCCAGCGGCACCAGCGGTGCCGTAACCGTCGCGAACCAGAGCTACAACGGACTACTGGCCCCGGGCCAGGCCACCAGTTTCGGATTCCAGGGCACCGGAAACGGCAGCGGAACCACCGTCACCTGCACCGGAAGCTGA